The following coding sequences are from one Leptolyngbya sp. NIES-3755 window:
- a CDS encoding phytoene synthase (similar to AA sequence:cyanobase_aa:LBDG_53260): MLQLPEQPSSFVRSLASVDEAYEQCRQLMEHFTKSFYLATLLFPAEKRRAIWAIYVWCRRTDELVDGLNGKLATDDTLDQWETRLEKIFAGYPEDDFDVALVDTVERFPIDIQPFRDMIAGQRMDLYRSRYQTFDELYLYCYRVASTVGLMSTNVMGLAEPDKSVPWYRPDTSYSPLDDAIALGVAKQLTNILRDIGEDARRGRIYLPLEDLERFGYTEDDLFKGVNDDRWKALMKFQIDRARQFYTQAERGIGSLNEDARWPVWSALMLYSRILNAIENNNYDNFNRRAYVPGMRKMSLLPISWLRAKVL, translated from the coding sequence ATGCTGCAATTGCCCGAACAACCCTCTTCCTTTGTACGATCGTTGGCTTCTGTCGATGAAGCTTACGAACAGTGCCGCCAATTGATGGAACACTTCACCAAGTCTTTCTACTTGGCGACCCTGTTATTTCCTGCTGAGAAACGGCGGGCGATTTGGGCGATTTATGTCTGGTGTCGTCGTACCGATGAATTAGTAGATGGCTTGAACGGCAAATTGGCAACCGATGACACCCTCGATCAGTGGGAAACCCGCTTAGAAAAAATCTTTGCGGGCTACCCAGAAGATGATTTTGATGTGGCACTGGTCGATACGGTGGAACGGTTCCCGATCGACATTCAACCGTTTCGCGACATGATTGCTGGACAGCGGATGGATCTCTATCGCAGCCGTTACCAGACTTTTGATGAGCTTTATCTGTATTGCTATCGGGTAGCCAGTACAGTCGGGCTGATGTCTACCAATGTGATGGGATTGGCAGAGCCAGATAAAAGTGTGCCGTGGTATCGTCCTGATACGAGTTATTCACCGCTGGATGATGCGATCGCGCTCGGTGTGGCGAAACAGTTAACCAATATTTTGCGCGATATCGGTGAAGATGCGCGTCGGGGTCGGATTTATCTACCTTTGGAAGATCTAGAGCGGTTTGGATATACCGAGGATGATTTGTTTAAAGGTGTAAATGACGATCGATGGAAGGCGTTAATGAAATTCCAAATCGATCGAGCGCGACAGTTTTATACGCAGGCAGAGCGGGGAATTGGTTCGCTGAATGAAGATGCGAGATGGCCCGTTTGGTCCGCGTTGATGCTGTATAGCCGAATTTTGAACGCGATCGAGAATAACAATTACGACAATTTCAATCGTCGGGCGTATGTGCCGGGGATGCGAAAAATGTCGTTGTTGCCAATCTCTTGGTTACGGGCGAAGGTCTTGTAA
- a CDS encoding phytoene desaturase (similar to AA sequence:cyanobase_aa:LBDG_53250), with protein sequence MRVAIAGGGLAGLACAKYLVDAGHTPIVLESRDVLGGLVAAWKDEDGDWYETGLHAFFGAYPNMLQLMGELNILDRLQWKEHALIFNQPEKPETYSYFKVPDIPAPFNVILSILNNNDMLTWEQKIRFAIGLWPGVLRGQKYVEDMDKYSLLEWLRRQGIGERVSSDIFIAASKALTFINPDEVSATIILTALNKFLQERYGSKIAFLDGSPTERLCQPIVDHIEANGGEVHLKKPLKQILLNDDNTVKGFLIRGLDGAPDEIITADRYVSAMSVDVMKVLMPQPWKEMPFFQKLEGLEGVPVINLHLWFDRKLTDIDQLLFSRSDLLSVYADMSVTCKAYEDPNQSMLELVLAPAKDWIDKSDEEIIAATMKDLERLFPHHLTGDNPAKLRKYKVVKTPRSVYTSSPGRQAYRPDQVTPIDNFYLSGSYTMQQYLGSMEGAVLSGKLTAQAITNAPVTTTAEPKPLVTSSN encoded by the coding sequence ATGCGTGTAGCGATCGCCGGAGGCGGCTTAGCAGGATTAGCCTGTGCGAAATATTTAGTCGATGCTGGACATACGCCGATCGTGCTGGAAAGCCGCGATGTCTTGGGCGGATTGGTCGCAGCGTGGAAGGATGAAGACGGGGACTGGTACGAAACCGGACTTCATGCGTTCTTCGGGGCATATCCGAATATGCTGCAACTGATGGGCGAGTTGAATATTCTCGATCGACTTCAGTGGAAAGAACACGCCCTGATTTTCAATCAACCAGAAAAGCCAGAAACCTATTCGTATTTCAAGGTTCCAGATATCCCGGCTCCGTTCAATGTCATCCTGTCGATTCTGAACAATAACGATATGTTGACCTGGGAGCAAAAAATTCGATTTGCGATCGGTCTTTGGCCCGGTGTCCTCAGGGGTCAGAAATACGTTGAAGACATGGACAAGTACAGCCTGCTCGAATGGTTGCGCCGTCAAGGAATCGGAGAACGAGTTAGCTCTGATATTTTCATCGCAGCCTCGAAAGCACTAACCTTTATCAATCCCGATGAAGTTTCGGCAACGATTATTCTCACCGCGCTGAATAAGTTCTTACAAGAGCGTTACGGTTCAAAGATTGCCTTTCTCGATGGTTCGCCTACCGAGAGATTGTGCCAGCCGATCGTGGATCATATCGAAGCAAACGGCGGAGAAGTTCATCTGAAAAAGCCGCTGAAGCAAATATTGCTAAACGATGACAATACCGTCAAAGGATTTTTGATTCGCGGATTAGATGGCGCACCCGATGAAATCATTACCGCCGATCGATATGTTTCTGCAATGTCGGTCGATGTGATGAAAGTCCTGATGCCGCAACCGTGGAAAGAAATGCCCTTCTTCCAAAAGCTCGAAGGCTTAGAAGGCGTTCCGGTGATTAACTTGCATCTGTGGTTCGATCGCAAATTGACCGACATCGATCAACTCCTCTTTTCTCGATCGGACTTGCTGAGTGTGTATGCCGATATGAGCGTCACTTGCAAAGCTTACGAAGATCCGAATCAATCAATGCTCGAACTTGTATTAGCTCCAGCAAAAGATTGGATCGACAAATCCGACGAAGAAATCATCGCAGCCACGATGAAAGACCTAGAGCGATTATTTCCGCATCATTTGACCGGTGACAATCCTGCCAAACTGCGGAAATACAAAGTGGTGAAAACTCCGCGCTCTGTTTACACCTCATCACCGGGAAGACAAGCCTATCGACCCGATCAAGTGACCCCGATCGACAACTTCTATCTTTCGGGAAGTTACACAATGCAACAGTATCTGGGGAGTATGGAAGGAGCCGTTCTTTCTGGTAAGCTGACAGCGCAGGCAATTACGAACGCGCCTGTCACTACCACGGCTGAGCCAAAACCCTTAGTCACTAGTAGCAATTAG